A region of Nocardioides sp. JS614 DNA encodes the following proteins:
- a CDS encoding M1 family metallopeptidase, translating into MATRPIALPTAALAAVLALTGALALTGPSTSAEPAGARAAAPAGAAGIGDPYFPLDGNGGIDVLRYDVHDRYRFGDRHLSGWTTVTVRATESLSSFNLDLLLPVRSVTVDGRDAAFEKTHHELVVKRPVAVGETVRVVVRYAGWPSAYSYEGEGNWLAGEREVVAMNQPHMAPWWFPANDHPLDRAHIRISITVPKENQVIAGGRLVGREVHGRLATTTWQAREPMVPYLAFFAAGRFEVERGDSLGRPWYSAVSKQLSPAQRQVAMGLMKKTPRLLRWLERQVGDYPFTTTGGLTTALPVGFALENQTRPTYPWMGDGPGAVKTVVHELAHQWFGDSVAVEGWTDIWLNEGWATYFEQYYSEQHGGPTTDAWLREAYQSDADDAFWSHEVADPCPGREDCVSWIFAPFVYQRGGMALAALRNRIGDADFTTLTRQWALERAGSTGNTAQFQALAEQVSGQDLGGFFDAWVRSTTKPADTAANGLG; encoded by the coding sequence GTGGCCACCCGTCCCATCGCCCTCCCGACCGCCGCACTGGCCGCTGTCCTGGCGCTCACCGGTGCCCTCGCCCTGACCGGTCCGTCCACCTCCGCCGAGCCGGCCGGGGCCCGTGCCGCAGCTCCCGCGGGCGCAGCCGGCATCGGCGACCCGTACTTCCCGCTGGACGGCAACGGCGGCATCGACGTGCTGCGCTACGACGTCCACGACCGCTACCGCTTCGGCGACCGGCACCTGTCCGGATGGACCACGGTGACCGTGCGCGCGACCGAGTCGCTGTCGAGCTTCAACCTCGACCTCCTGCTCCCGGTCCGCTCCGTCACCGTCGACGGCCGCGACGCCGCCTTCGAGAAGACGCATCACGAGCTGGTCGTGAAGCGCCCGGTCGCGGTGGGCGAGACCGTGCGCGTGGTGGTGCGGTACGCCGGGTGGCCCTCGGCGTACTCCTACGAGGGCGAGGGCAACTGGCTGGCTGGCGAGCGCGAGGTCGTCGCGATGAACCAGCCGCACATGGCGCCGTGGTGGTTCCCGGCCAACGACCACCCGCTCGACCGGGCGCACATCCGGATCAGCATCACGGTCCCGAAGGAGAACCAGGTCATCGCCGGCGGCCGCCTGGTCGGTCGGGAGGTGCACGGCCGGCTGGCGACCACGACCTGGCAGGCGCGGGAACCGATGGTGCCGTACCTGGCGTTCTTCGCCGCCGGCCGGTTCGAGGTCGAGCGCGGTGACAGCCTCGGCCGGCCCTGGTACTCGGCGGTCTCGAAGCAGCTGAGCCCCGCCCAGCGACAGGTGGCGATGGGGCTGATGAAGAAGACGCCGCGGCTGCTGCGGTGGCTCGAGCGGCAGGTCGGCGACTACCCGTTCACCACGACCGGCGGGCTGACCACGGCCCTCCCGGTCGGCTTCGCGCTCGAGAACCAGACCCGGCCGACCTATCCGTGGATGGGCGACGGCCCCGGCGCGGTGAAGACGGTGGTGCACGAGCTCGCCCACCAGTGGTTCGGGGACTCGGTCGCGGTCGAGGGCTGGACCGACATCTGGCTCAACGAGGGCTGGGCGACGTACTTCGAGCAGTACTACAGCGAGCAGCACGGCGGGCCGACGACGGACGCGTGGTTGCGCGAGGCGTACCAGTCGGATGCCGACGACGCGTTCTGGAGCCACGAGGTCGCGGACCCGTGCCCGGGCCGCGAGGACTGCGTGAGCTGGATCTTCGCTCCCTTCGTGTACCAGCGTGGGGGCATGGCGCTGGCGGCGCTGCGCAACCGGATCGGTGACGCCGACTTCACCACCCTGACCCGGCAGTGGGCGCTCGAGCGTGCGGGCAGCACCGGCAACACCGCGCAGTTCCAGGCTCTCGCCGAGCAGGTCAGCGGCCAGGACCTGGGCGGGTTCTTCGACGCCTGGGTGCGCTCGACGACCAAGCCGGCGGACACGGCGGCCAACGGACTCGGGTGA
- a CDS encoding serine protein kinase RIO, translated as MSHDFTQHTHDLSDSDPSDLDAAFVFDFTTYDEPEDDTQRWSTWLSVEPLCRGPEPRPDWVVTSQAAVDTELGILKTGKEADAFLLERSVPGSPPPDRGGLGQSVVMVAKRYRSNEHRTFHRAAAYTEGRSVKRSRDQRALKRKSTWGKVVASSEWAVSEWDALKRCWSLGLPVPYPVQIDGTEILMEWITDDDGESAPRLAQTRPERDLLASYFDQLREVLATMVGNGIVHGDLSAYNLLAAGERLVVIDLPQIVDLVGNTNGLDFLMRDCANVCGWFRSRGLAVDEQDLFAELMTHAF; from the coding sequence ATGTCTCACGACTTCACGCAGCACACGCACGACCTCTCTGACTCCGACCCGTCCGATCTCGACGCGGCCTTCGTCTTCGACTTCACCACGTACGACGAGCCCGAGGACGACACCCAGCGCTGGTCGACCTGGCTCAGCGTCGAGCCGCTCTGCCGCGGCCCGGAGCCCCGCCCCGACTGGGTGGTGACCTCCCAGGCCGCCGTCGACACCGAGCTCGGCATCCTCAAGACCGGCAAGGAGGCCGACGCGTTCCTGCTCGAGCGCTCGGTCCCCGGCAGCCCGCCCCCGGACCGAGGCGGCCTCGGGCAGTCGGTCGTCATGGTGGCGAAGCGCTACCGCAGCAACGAGCACCGCACCTTCCACCGCGCGGCGGCCTACACCGAGGGCCGCAGCGTGAAGCGGTCCCGCGACCAGCGGGCGCTCAAGCGCAAGAGCACCTGGGGCAAGGTCGTCGCCAGCAGCGAGTGGGCCGTCTCCGAGTGGGACGCGCTCAAGCGGTGCTGGTCGCTCGGGCTTCCGGTCCCCTACCCCGTCCAGATCGACGGCACGGAGATCCTGATGGAGTGGATCACCGACGACGACGGCGAGAGCGCGCCGCGGCTCGCCCAGACCCGGCCGGAGCGCGACCTGCTGGCGTCGTACTTCGACCAGCTGCGCGAGGTGCTCGCGACGATGGTCGGCAACGGGATCGTGCACGGTGACCTGTCGGCGTACAACCTGCTCGCCGCCGGCGAGCGGCTGGTCGTCATCGACCTGCCGCAGATCGTGGACCTGGTCGGCAACACCAACGGCCTGGACTTCCTGATGCGCGACTGCGCGAACGTCTGTGGCTGGTTCCGGTCCCGCGGGCTCGCCGTCGACGAGCAGGACCTCTTCGCCGAGCTGATGACCCATGCGTTCTAG
- a CDS encoding LOG family protein → MKRTRGRVVNVETLAELDDRLAAGATTLRGWRIREVDLSGRHDALARVRLAGATFLGCTFAPGDEAMVRAAGALVLPATPETPVDTAREALYTPEELYDDLDYPGSLDARAYAWSQRPSTREKALARALHDHAIDLALESWIEGRHLVGVMGRHTADRGDPTFTEAARLGSALGATRVVATGGGPGAMEAANLGAWLAHRPDALEEALSMLTAVPSYRPSIGAWAERAFEVLARFPDGVESLGIPTWHYGHEPPNVFATAIAKYFRNSTREATLLEICDAGIVFLPGAGGTVQEVFQDACENYYADESSIAPMVLVGARYWTEDLPAWPLLSRLARGRPMADHIHLVDSWQEAANLFVSGT, encoded by the coding sequence GTGAAACGCACCCGCGGCCGCGTCGTCAACGTCGAGACCCTGGCGGAGCTCGACGACCGGCTGGCCGCGGGTGCGACCACGCTGCGAGGGTGGCGGATCCGCGAGGTCGACCTGTCCGGCCGGCACGACGCGCTGGCCCGGGTCCGGCTCGCCGGGGCGACGTTCCTCGGGTGCACGTTCGCCCCGGGTGACGAGGCGATGGTGCGGGCGGCCGGCGCCCTGGTGCTCCCGGCGACACCGGAGACGCCCGTCGACACGGCACGGGAGGCGCTCTACACGCCGGAGGAGCTGTACGACGACCTCGACTACCCCGGGTCGCTCGACGCGCGCGCCTACGCCTGGTCGCAACGGCCGTCGACCCGCGAGAAGGCCCTGGCCCGCGCACTCCACGACCACGCGATCGACCTCGCGCTGGAGTCCTGGATCGAGGGCCGCCACCTGGTCGGCGTGATGGGCCGGCACACGGCGGATCGCGGCGACCCGACGTTCACCGAGGCCGCCCGACTGGGCTCCGCGCTCGGTGCGACCCGCGTGGTCGCGACCGGGGGCGGACCGGGAGCGATGGAGGCGGCGAACCTCGGCGCCTGGCTGGCGCACCGGCCCGACGCGCTGGAGGAGGCGCTGTCGATGCTGACCGCGGTCCCGTCGTACCGGCCCTCGATCGGAGCCTGGGCCGAACGCGCCTTCGAGGTCCTCGCCCGGTTCCCGGACGGCGTCGAGTCGCTCGGGATCCCCACCTGGCACTACGGGCACGAGCCGCCGAACGTCTTCGCGACCGCGATCGCGAAGTACTTCCGCAACTCCACCCGCGAGGCCACCCTGCTCGAGATCTGTGACGCCGGCATCGTGTTCCTGCCCGGCGCCGGCGGTACCGTGCAAGAGGTCTTCCAGGACGCGTGTGAGAACTACTACGCCGACGAGTCCTCGATCGCGCCGATGGTGCTGGTCGGGGCCCGATACTGGACCGAGGACCTACCGGCCTGGCCGCTGCTGAGCCGGCTCGCCCGCGGTCGGCCGATGGCGGACCACATCCATCTCGTCGACTCCTGGCAGGAGGCGGCGAACCTGTTCGTTTCGGGGACGTGA